Proteins from a single region of Nitrosarchaeum sp.:
- a CDS encoding enoyl-CoA hydratase/isomerase family protein → MSLVTTSTSNGICTVKINRPDKLNAMNSDVAKELIKTFENLDKDDNVKVIILTGEGEKAFSAGADIEYMSKISPDESVAYAKTGQLVTATVELVKQPTIAAINGFALGGGCELAMSCDIRIAADTARLGQPEVTIGIPPGWGGTQRLMRIVGIAKAKELVYTGKMIKADEAKEIGLVNQVVPLASLQEEALKMAQQIAANSVMGVQMSKVAINKGRNADLDTGLAVELLAWRNCFTHPDREERMTAFVNKSKK, encoded by the coding sequence ATGTCATTAGTTACCACATCAACTTCTAATGGTATTTGTACTGTCAAAATCAACAGACCTGACAAACTTAATGCCATGAACAGTGATGTTGCAAAAGAACTCATCAAAACTTTTGAAAACCTGGACAAAGATGATAATGTTAAAGTAATCATCTTAACTGGTGAAGGAGAAAAAGCATTCTCTGCTGGTGCAGATATTGAATACATGTCAAAAATCTCTCCAGACGAATCAGTTGCATATGCAAAAACAGGACAACTCGTAACAGCTACGGTTGAACTTGTAAAACAACCAACAATTGCAGCCATTAACGGTTTTGCACTTGGTGGTGGTTGTGAACTTGCAATGTCATGTGATATTAGAATTGCAGCAGACACAGCAAGACTTGGTCAACCTGAAGTTACAATTGGAATTCCTCCTGGATGGGGTGGAACTCAAAGATTGATGAGAATTGTAGGAATAGCAAAGGCAAAAGAACTTGTCTATACAGGTAAAATGATCAAAGCAGATGAAGCAAAGGAAATTGGTTTAGTAAATCAAGTAGTACCACTTGCCTCACTTCAAGAAGAAGCTTTGAAAATGGCGCAACAAATCGCTGCCAACTCTGTAATGGGAGTTCAAATGTCAAAGGTCGCTATTAACAAAGGAAGAAATGCAGATCTTGATACTGGACTTGCAGTAGAACTACTTGCTTGGAGAAATTGTTTTACTCATCCTGATAGAGAAGAACGCATGACAGCTTTTGTAAATAAATCTAAAAAATAA
- the erpA gene encoding iron-sulfur cluster insertion protein ErpA — translation MASEQTQKMITVSPKAAEKIKEFMKEEADNPQYLRVYVQGGGCSGLSYGMGFEKAPEEDDLVMEETGIKLLVDSYSVDHLKGANVDYIESLMGSGFKINNPNVTKSCSCGHSFSTE, via the coding sequence ATGGCATCTGAACAAACACAGAAAATGATCACTGTTTCACCTAAAGCAGCTGAAAAGATCAAAGAATTCATGAAAGAAGAAGCCGATAACCCGCAATACCTTAGAGTATATGTTCAAGGTGGCGGTTGTTCTGGTCTGTCTTATGGCATGGGCTTTGAAAAAGCACCAGAAGAAGATGACCTAGTCATGGAAGAAACTGGTATCAAGCTACTTGTAGATAGTTACAGTGTTGATCATCTAAAAGGTGCAAATGTAGACTATATTGAAAGCCTAATGGGATCTGGATTTAAAATCAATAATCCAAATGTTACAAAATCCTGTTCATGTGGTCATTCCTTTAGCACTGAATAA